A single Streptomyces sp. Edi2 DNA region contains:
- a CDS encoding PP2C family protein-serine/threonine phosphatase, with protein MTQRCDVERALRASAPHALVDTLRKVLTESYGALCVQLLLADYGATALTPFDAPGTPGAPIPVANSVEGRVFGSQEPRRQVRQGDVVEHHLPVSVRGERTGILTVRLPVERSVPHTVDDLVYAAELLGHELLVAERDTDVYQRTRRISRLTLAAEMQWQLLPARACSAAEYAIGAQLEPAYAIHGDNYDWASDAHELTLSVTDGMGTGVNASLLTHLAVNALRNARRAGIGIEDQAALADQALYAQYRGSAYVSTLLLRFDLTTGRVQAVDAGSPQLWRMRGKTVELIDLDPQMPLGMFEETQYVAKEFEVLPGDRLLIVSDGVYAALSPQGEGYAQRALARALHASMLLPAATVPRAVLRHLAEYRAAEPLDDSLVLCVDWFGKS; from the coding sequence GTGACTCAACGCTGTGATGTGGAACGAGCACTGCGGGCGTCGGCCCCGCACGCTCTGGTGGACACGCTTCGTAAGGTGCTCACCGAATCGTACGGAGCACTCTGTGTGCAGTTGCTGCTCGCCGACTACGGGGCAACGGCACTCACCCCCTTCGATGCGCCGGGCACGCCCGGCGCACCGATCCCGGTGGCGAACAGCGTCGAGGGCCGGGTGTTCGGGAGCCAGGAGCCCCGCCGGCAGGTCCGGCAGGGCGATGTGGTCGAACACCACCTGCCGGTATCGGTCCGCGGGGAGCGCACCGGCATCCTCACCGTGCGGCTGCCCGTCGAGCGGTCCGTACCGCACACGGTCGACGACCTGGTCTACGCGGCGGAATTGCTCGGCCACGAACTCCTGGTGGCCGAGCGCGACACCGATGTCTACCAGCGGACGCGGCGCATCAGCCGGCTCACGCTGGCCGCCGAGATGCAGTGGCAACTGCTGCCGGCCCGGGCCTGTTCCGCTGCCGAGTACGCCATCGGGGCCCAGTTGGAGCCGGCCTATGCCATCCACGGCGACAACTACGACTGGGCCTCGGACGCCCACGAGCTGACCCTCTCCGTCACCGACGGCATGGGGACGGGCGTCAACGCGTCGCTGCTCACCCACCTCGCCGTCAACGCGCTGCGCAACGCGCGCCGGGCCGGCATCGGCATCGAGGACCAGGCGGCACTGGCCGACCAGGCCCTCTACGCCCAATACCGCGGCAGCGCGTACGTCTCCACCCTGCTGTTGCGGTTCGATCTCACGACCGGCCGGGTGCAGGCGGTGGACGCGGGCTCGCCGCAGCTGTGGCGGATGCGGGGGAAGACGGTCGAGCTCATCGACCTCGATCCGCAGATGCCGCTGGGCATGTTCGAGGAGACCCAGTACGTGGCGAAGGAATTCGAGGTACTGCCCGGAGACCGGCTCCTCATCGTCAGCGATGGGGTGTACGCGGCGCTCTCGCCCCAGGGGGAGGGGTACGCCCAGCGCGCCCTGGCCCGGGCCCTGCACGCCAGCATGCTGCTGCCCGCCGCCACCGTGCCCCGCGCCGTGCTCCGTCACCTGGCCGAGTACCGCGCCGCTGAACCCCTGGACGACTCCTTGGTGTTGTGCGTGGACTGGTTCGGCAAGTCGTAG
- a CDS encoding AraC family transcriptional regulator, which produces MLERLNQAMEHIESQLDQEIDVARLAQTAVTSEYHFRRLFSALAGIPLSEYIRRRRLTVAGAEVLAGERTLLDVAMRYGYGSGEAFARAFRGMHGVGPGEARRTGATLRSQPRMSFRLIVEGSSSMRYRIVEKEGFRVVGKKARVPLVHAGVNPAIAEFIRGIGPETLQRITALSDQEPDGIIAVSDQLDPSRAEGTELDYYHGVVTGAEVPEDMDALPVPAGMWAVFESSGSFPQALQFMWRDVFTQWFPSNPYQSRQGPEILRTRLSQDGAQADAELWIPVERSAA; this is translated from the coding sequence GTGCTGGAGCGGCTGAACCAGGCCATGGAACACATCGAGTCGCAGCTCGACCAGGAGATCGACGTGGCCCGTCTCGCGCAGACGGCCGTGACGTCGGAGTACCACTTCCGTCGGCTGTTCTCGGCACTGGCCGGCATCCCGCTGTCGGAGTACATCCGGCGCCGGCGGCTGACCGTGGCGGGCGCCGAGGTGCTCGCCGGTGAGCGGACGCTGCTGGACGTCGCGATGCGCTACGGCTACGGCTCGGGAGAGGCCTTTGCCCGGGCGTTCCGCGGTATGCACGGGGTGGGCCCGGGCGAGGCCCGGCGGACCGGTGCGACCCTGCGCTCCCAGCCCCGGATGTCCTTCCGTCTCATCGTCGAGGGGAGTAGCAGCATGCGATACCGGATCGTGGAGAAGGAAGGGTTCCGTGTGGTCGGCAAGAAGGCCCGCGTCCCGCTGGTGCACGCGGGGGTCAACCCGGCGATCGCCGAGTTCATCCGGGGCATCGGCCCCGAGACGTTGCAGCGCATCACGGCGCTGTCCGACCAGGAGCCGGACGGAATCATCGCGGTGAGCGACCAGCTCGATCCGAGCCGGGCGGAGGGGACGGAACTCGACTACTACCACGGCGTGGTGACAGGCGCCGAGGTGCCCGAGGACATGGATGCCCTCCCCGTCCCGGCAGGGATGTGGGCCGTCTTCGAGAGCTCCGGCTCGTTCCCGCAGGCGCTGCAGTTCATGTGGCGGGACGTGTTCACCCAGTGGTTCCCGTCGAATCCGTACCAGAGCAGGCAGGGGCCTGAGATCCTGCGCACCCGCCTGTCGCAGGACGGGGCGCAGGCAGATGCGGAGCTGTGGATTCCGGTGGAGCGGTCCGCCGCCTGA
- a CDS encoding DUF4190 domain-containing protein codes for MTSARIPVRTGPHPQADRMAVAGFVCGLLGALAFNIVLGPCALFFGAAALYRGTVRRLRAYLGLAFGALDLVLLVVLSSRSGTLSWHL; via the coding sequence ATGACCTCCGCCCGGATCCCCGTCAGGACCGGACCGCACCCCCAGGCCGACCGGATGGCCGTCGCCGGGTTCGTCTGCGGTCTGCTGGGCGCCCTGGCGTTCAACATCGTGCTCGGTCCGTGCGCGCTGTTCTTCGGCGCCGCGGCCCTCTACCGGGGGACCGTCCGCCGTCTCCGTGCCTACCTGGGCCTGGCGTTCGGCGCCCTCGATCTCGTACTGCTCGTGGTGCTGTCCTCCCGGAGCGGGACCCTCAGCTGGCACCTTTAG
- a CDS encoding hydrophobic protein — MVPLLLVLLLALLLFGAGFALKALWIVAVIVLAVWLLGFVLRSAGAGGKRGRWYRW, encoded by the coding sequence ATGGTTCCCCTGCTTCTCGTACTTCTTCTCGCGCTCCTTCTCTTCGGTGCCGGATTCGCCTTGAAGGCCCTGTGGATCGTGGCGGTCATCGTGCTCGCCGTGTGGCTGCTGGGATTCGTACTGCGCTCCGCGGGTGCCGGCGGTAAGCGTGGCCGGTGGTACCGCTGGTGA
- a CDS encoding DUF3046 domain-containing protein: MRLTIFWQRMADHFGAAYADSFARDHVMADLGGRTVQEALDAGWSAKEVWRVVCAVMDVPPEKR; this comes from the coding sequence ATGCGGTTGACGATCTTCTGGCAGCGGATGGCGGATCACTTCGGTGCGGCGTATGCCGACTCCTTCGCGCGCGATCATGTGATGGCGGACCTGGGCGGCCGGACCGTGCAGGAAGCGCTGGACGCGGGGTGGAGCGCCAAAGAGGTGTGGCGGGTGGTCTGCGCGGTGATGGACGTGCCACCCGAAAAGCGCTGA
- a CDS encoding AI-2E family transporter, whose product MPRWLPRAMVLALALVACFQLATWGFHQLITLLLNVLIAFFLALAIEPAVDWMAARGMRRGLATGLVFVSILVVAAGFFALLGSMLAGQIANMVEEFPQYLDSVISWINSTLHTHLSRVEVQNNLLKSDWLQKYVQDSANNVLAVSATVLGSLFNLLTVALFSFYFAADGPRLRRALCSVLPPHRQTEVLRAWEIAVAKTGGYLYSRGLMALISGFTHYVLLQVLGVPYAPALAIWVGLVSQFIPTIGTYLAGALPILIAFTVDPWYALWVFGFVVVYQQFENYLLQPRITAKTVDIHPAVAFGSVVAGTALMGAVGALIAIPATATLQAFLGAYVKRYEVTDDLRVHGRRRRGAGVLARFRRTLHDEQPPAPLEDRKAAGGVQEDGEGVR is encoded by the coding sequence ATGCCGCGCTGGCTTCCGCGTGCCATGGTGCTGGCGCTCGCTCTGGTGGCCTGTTTCCAGCTCGCCACCTGGGGATTCCACCAGCTGATCACCCTGCTGCTGAATGTGCTGATCGCGTTCTTCCTCGCGCTGGCGATCGAACCGGCCGTCGACTGGATGGCGGCCCGCGGCATGCGGCGCGGCCTGGCCACGGGCCTGGTCTTCGTGAGCATCCTCGTCGTCGCGGCCGGGTTCTTCGCGCTCCTGGGCTCCATGCTCGCCGGCCAGATAGCCAACATGGTGGAGGAGTTCCCGCAGTATCTGGACTCCGTCATCAGCTGGATCAACAGCACCCTGCACACTCACCTCTCGCGGGTCGAGGTGCAGAACAACCTGCTGAAGTCCGACTGGCTGCAGAAGTACGTCCAGGACAGCGCCAACAACGTCCTGGCTGTCTCCGCGACGGTGCTGGGCAGCCTGTTCAACCTGCTGACGGTGGCCCTGTTCTCGTTCTACTTCGCCGCCGACGGCCCCCGGCTGCGGCGCGCCCTGTGCTCCGTGCTCCCGCCGCACCGCCAGACGGAGGTGCTGCGCGCCTGGGAGATCGCCGTCGCCAAGACCGGCGGTTACCTCTACTCCCGCGGCCTGATGGCGCTGATCTCCGGTTTCACGCACTACGTCCTGCTGCAGGTCCTGGGAGTGCCCTACGCCCCGGCGCTGGCCATCTGGGTGGGGCTGGTCTCCCAGTTCATCCCGACCATAGGCACCTACCTCGCGGGCGCACTGCCCATCCTGATCGCGTTCACCGTCGACCCCTGGTACGCCCTGTGGGTCTTCGGTTTCGTCGTGGTCTACCAGCAGTTCGAGAACTACCTCCTGCAGCCGCGGATCACCGCCAAGACCGTGGACATCCACCCCGCCGTCGCCTTCGGCTCGGTCGTCGCCGGCACGGCCCTGATGGGCGCGGTGGGTGCACTGATCGCGATCCCGGCCACGGCGACGCTGCAGGCGTTCCTCGGCGCGTACGTCAAGCGGTACGAGGTCACCGACGACCTGCGGGTCCACGGCAGGCGCCGGCGCGGTGCCGGCGTGCTGGCCCGCTTCCGGCGGACCTTGCACGACGAGCAGCCCCCGGCCCCGCTGGAGGACCGGAAGGCGGCCGGCGGCGTCCAGGAGGATGGCGAGGGCGTGCGCTGA
- the recA gene encoding recombinase RecA → MAGTDREKALDAALAQIERQFGKGAVMRMGERPNEPIEVIPTGSTALDVALGVGGIPRGRVVEVYGPESSGKTTLTLHAVANAQKAGGSVAFIDAEHALDPEYAKKLGVDTDALILSQPDNGEQALEITDMLVRSGALDLIVIDSVAALVPRAEIEGEMGDSHVGLQARLMSQALRKITSALNQSKTTAIFINQLREKIGVMFGSPETTTGGRALKFYASVRLDIRRIETLKDGTDAVGNRTRVKVVKNKVAPPFKQAEFDILYGQGISREGGLIDMGVEHGFIRKSGAWYTYEGDQLGQGKENSRNFLKDNPDLANEIEKKIKEKLGIGVQPQNPAAEPGTDAVVAAGGPAVAAPAPAAKGAKGSKAAAAKS, encoded by the coding sequence ATGGCAGGCACCGACCGCGAGAAGGCGTTGGACGCCGCGCTCGCACAGATTGAACGGCAATTCGGCAAGGGCGCCGTGATGCGCATGGGGGAGCGGCCGAACGAACCCATCGAGGTCATTCCCACCGGCTCCACCGCGCTTGACGTCGCGCTCGGCGTGGGCGGCATCCCCCGCGGCCGTGTCGTCGAGGTCTACGGCCCGGAGTCCTCCGGTAAGACGACCCTGACCCTGCACGCCGTCGCGAACGCCCAGAAGGCCGGCGGCTCCGTCGCGTTCATCGACGCCGAGCACGCCCTCGACCCCGAGTACGCCAAGAAGCTCGGCGTGGACACCGATGCCCTCATCCTGTCCCAGCCGGACAACGGCGAGCAGGCCCTGGAGATCACGGACATGCTGGTCCGCTCCGGCGCCCTCGACCTCATTGTGATCGACTCCGTCGCAGCCCTGGTGCCGCGGGCCGAGATCGAGGGCGAGATGGGCGACTCCCACGTCGGCCTCCAGGCCCGGCTGATGAGCCAGGCGCTGCGCAAGATCACCAGCGCGCTCAACCAGTCCAAGACCACCGCGATCTTCATCAACCAGCTCCGCGAGAAGATCGGCGTGATGTTCGGCTCGCCGGAGACCACCACCGGTGGCCGTGCGCTGAAGTTCTACGCCTCGGTGCGCCTCGACATCCGCCGCATCGAAACCCTCAAGGACGGCACGGACGCGGTCGGCAACCGCACCCGCGTCAAGGTCGTCAAGAACAAGGTCGCCCCGCCCTTCAAGCAGGCCGAGTTCGACATCCTCTACGGCCAGGGCATCAGCCGTGAGGGCGGCCTGATCGACATGGGGGTGGAGCACGGCTTCATCCGCAAGTCCGGCGCTTGGTACACCTACGAGGGCGACCAGCTCGGCCAGGGCAAGGAGAACTCCCGCAACTTCCTCAAGGACAACCCGGATCTCGCCAACGAGATCGAAAAGAAGATCAAGGAAAAGCTCGGTATCGGCGTGCAGCCGCAGAACCCGGCGGCGGAGCCCGGCACGGACGCCGTGGTGGCGGCGGGCGGACCGGCTGTCGCAGCTCCGGCACCGGCGGCCAAGGGCGCCAAGGGTTCCAAGGCCGCCGCGGCCAAGAGCTAG
- the recX gene encoding recombination regulator RecX encodes MTRRTEWPGSEDDTSSAAGDAETRQGRRGRHGRESSGGPDASRAGSGPPRTPEEQARAICLRLLTGSPRTRKQLGDALHQRGIPEEAAEEVLSRFEDVGLIDDAAFADAWVESRHHGRGLARRALARELRTKGVDSAVIDVAVGRLDSEQEESTARELVDRKLRSTRGLDREKRLRRLAGMLARKGYPEGLALRVARQALEEEGEDPALLEEHYLPDT; translated from the coding sequence ATGACGCGGCGAACGGAATGGCCGGGCAGCGAGGACGACACCAGCAGCGCTGCCGGCGACGCCGAGACCCGTCAGGGCCGCAGAGGCCGTCATGGCCGGGAGAGCAGCGGTGGCCCCGACGCGTCGAGGGCCGGGTCGGGACCACCGCGTACGCCCGAGGAGCAGGCACGGGCCATCTGCCTGCGCCTGCTCACCGGGAGCCCTCGTACACGCAAGCAGCTCGGGGACGCCCTGCACCAACGGGGCATCCCCGAGGAGGCGGCGGAGGAAGTGCTCTCCCGCTTCGAGGACGTCGGACTGATCGATGACGCGGCCTTCGCCGACGCCTGGGTGGAGTCCCGCCATCACGGGCGCGGCCTGGCCCGCCGCGCGCTGGCCCGTGAACTGCGCACCAAGGGGGTGGACTCCGCCGTCATCGATGTGGCCGTCGGCCGCCTCGACTCCGAACAGGAGGAGTCCACCGCCCGCGAGCTGGTCGACCGCAAACTGCGCTCCACCCGAGGCCTGGACCGCGAAAAGCGCCTGCGCCGTCTGGCCGGAATGCTGGCCCGCAAGGGTTACCCGGAAGGCCTCGCCCTCCGGGTGGCCAGGCAGGCCCTGGAGGAGGAAGGCGAGGATCCGGCACTCCTGGAGGAGCACTATCTGCCGGACACCTGA
- a CDS encoding rhodanese-like domain-containing protein translates to MSAVDELLARARRKLGHRVGPREAAAVQEAGGLLVDIRYAELRERDGIIPGALIVERNELEWRLDPTGEHRAPEATHHALPVVVVCNEGYASSLAALSLRELGLHRATDLEGGFQTWRGAGLPVGAGRGETGGER, encoded by the coding sequence ATGAGCGCGGTCGACGAGTTGCTGGCCCGTGCCCGGCGCAAGCTGGGGCACCGGGTGGGTCCGCGGGAGGCCGCCGCCGTCCAGGAGGCCGGCGGGCTGCTGGTGGACATCCGCTACGCGGAGCTGAGGGAGCGCGACGGCATCATCCCCGGCGCACTGATCGTGGAGCGCAACGAGCTGGAGTGGCGGCTCGACCCGACGGGCGAGCACCGCGCCCCGGAAGCGACCCATCACGCCCTGCCGGTCGTGGTCGTCTGCAACGAGGGCTATGCATCGAGCCTCGCGGCACTCTCCCTGCGCGAGCTGGGCCTGCACCGGGCAACCGACCTGGAGGGCGGATTCCAGACTTGGCGAGGGGCGGGGTTGCCGGTGGGGGCGGGCAGGGGTGAGACAGGGGGTGAGAGGTGA